Part of the Tachypleus tridentatus isolate NWPU-2018 unplaced genomic scaffold, ASM421037v1 Hic_cluster_2, whole genome shotgun sequence genome is shown below.
GTCATGGtgtatttattgtattagtaatgtTAACTGTCCACGCGTGTCATGGTGTTCTTATTGTATCAGTAATATTAACCGCCCACGTGCCATGGTGTTTTATTGTATCAGTAATGTTAACAGTCCACGTGTCATGGTGTTCTTATTGTATCAGTAATGTTAACCATTCACGCGTGTTACGGTGTTCTTATTGTATCATTAATGTTAACCGCCACGCGGTCATGAGTGTTCTTATTGTATCAGTAATGTTCCAAAACATATATACTTCCTATCACTATAGTTATTACTTGACTGCCAGGATTTCATTCTTTGCCCATTTAAGTGTTggttttatgtaatatttgttttgtaatactcTCCACCTGTGTCAGTGTGCCCtctttcctggtactgtatatataAGCACCTTAGCGTCAGATAACGCGTTGTCAGTTTTCTTGACAAAGTATTCATTAACTAGTTTCTCAGTTGTACAATCTTTAGGAGATATTTTGAGCATTTCCCTGTTAAGTAGTTGATTTTccataaaaattcattttattaactatatatgGATGAATTTCTGGATTATTATTTCCATCATGAGGCAAATGAGATCACTTCTGAAATATAGTAACTGGCAACAGTTGGGGAAGGGGAAATCCACTGTCAGTTCAGACTGTAAGTAACCTTACTGCAGTGAGATGGAGACATCAGACTGTAAGTAACCttactgcagtgagatgctttgGGATAACTTGCCTCAGACTCCTTTTCTTCAGTTGGTCCATTGAGCATGTGATGTTTCCCCAGTCAGTTTTCAGCCTGTGTCTTACATCTGCTCCTAGAAATTAAGGGCTCTAGAGCAGACTTTGTAGTTCACCTCAGTAGATCAGTGCCCTCTGGTGGGACAGTGGTAgctttgttattaatgttaactaTGCTTAGAAGTTACACTTTCATTATTGTTGCATTTATGTCAATTGTTCATGGGTATTACATTGTCAAATTTTATTCATTATGTTAATAACCTTCCACACATTTCATTGGTGATGTTGTgtcattaattctaattgttcaCAAATATTTCACTGTTCTTATTGTTTCCTTACCTTACTGTGATAATTTGTCTCAGggttaaagtttattgtttaactacaaataactGACTTTGAAGTGTTAGATTTATATCATCATGTCTTCAATTAGTCAGTAGAtacttatttgtttactttagtgatgttattagttattatttgatgttttgaATGTGTTTGATTTTAGAATGTATTTATCAGAGTGAAAAATGAACTACCAGATGGTCTGTCACAAGGTGAGGTTATTTCAAAGTTTAATGACAGCATTATTTAGTCTTATGAATGTGAAAACACACTGTTTTCCAAGAAGATCTATGATATGTTGAATGTGGATACAAATATGTCCTAATGTCTTTAAATTTGTGGTTAGTGGCCTAAAAGAATAGGTTGAAtacttgttaatttttaaaagctATTATGTTACATGAGTTAaagttaatttatgttttatgtttctttggtttttttcaaaactgagcacaaagttacacagagaactatttgtgctctggtcaccacaagtatcaaaacccaatttctagcttTGGAAGTCTGCAAGCATACTGCTCTACCACTAAGGGGGTGGTGGTGGACTGAGGTATATGACAcctgtgttttttgtgttctttatacCTCTACTTATATAAAATGCTTTGAGGCAATAAAATGACAAAACTGTAAAAGGATACATTAAAGTTAAGTTAAAATGGATTGAAAGAGTCATTGTTACTATAAGATGAgaacaaaataaactttctaaCTGTACTTATCTTTGTAGTTCTTTATAGACAGACTGTCTCTTATTTCAGAAGTAAAAGAGGATAATtcagatttatattatttatgctaGTTATGAAGTCAATCAAATGGACTGTCAGTATATAGTGAGAGTAgtggaaataatatataaaatataaactttcactgaaaatacttttatttagaaCGTTTTATGAGATaaagaaaagtagttttattttaacatgtaaaacCACTTTGTATTCAGTAGTAGTCAGTAGTCCTACTTTTTGTATTCCTGGAcaaatttttgttattaagtgGACAATATCATGTACACAAGacataatatttactgaaagccAAATTTTTTAggatacacaaaacattaaaaattactgCACAGAAATTCTGGTCACTTTTGGGTTACATGCATGTGTAATCCACTGTATGAGAGGTTTAACTACATTTTGATTCCTAGTTTAACAAAATAGTATAAAAGGCTGAATTAACTCATGATATGTACAAGTTGACCCACCAATAAGGAGAGGACCAAAATTAATTATGCATGTTGTATCACTTATTTTGATTTTAGATACAAAGACCAATGTGGACAACTGTTGTGGAAGTCATTTTACtggttatgttttaaaacaagaagATGCTGTGAAAGGAGCTAATACATCTTCAAAACCAAATAATGATGTATGTGGAAAAGCAAATTTTAGTGGAAGTAACATAAAAGAGTCTAATATACCTCAGGGTGGTGATAAACCTTACAATTATGTAACACGTGAAAAGGaatctgtaatatttaataacttaaaacaacatgCTGGTAAAGAATTGTACAGATGTGTAGTTTgcagaaaacatttcaaaattattagtgaattaaaaaaacatgaacaaacaCATACTATAGAGAAATCTTATACTTGcacaatatgtaataaacaatTCATAACAAATCTTGTATTAACAAATCATGAAAGAATACATCTGAGGGAGAAACCTTATTATTGTGAAATTTGTgaaaagaatttaaaacaaatagtgACTTAAAAATGCATCAACAAATTCATACTGGAACAAAACGTTATTGTTGTCCAGTTTGTGGAAAACACTTCGAAAAAAGTAATGAATTAAAAAAGCATGAAAACATACACACTGGagaaaaaccttacagttgtgaaATTTGTGGAAAAACTTTAGAATAAGTAAGTCTTTAAAATATCATGaaagaatacatactggagaAAAACCTTTCAGTTGTAAGTTTTGTGGAGAACAATATAGaagtaattttagtttaaaaatacatgaacaaaaccatactggagagaaaccttacacaTGTACAGTATGTGGTAAACAATTTGGAACAAATAATGCATTAAAAAAGCATGaaagaatacatactggagagaaaccttactgTTGTACAACTTGTGAAAATACTTTAGAACAGGTACAGACTTTCAAATTCATCAAGCAAAACACAGTGGGAAAAAACCTTATTGTtgtacagtttgtgaaaaacaCTTTGGAACAAACTATGAGTTAAAACAGCATGAAAGAATACATACTGACAAGAAACCTTACTGTTGTACAGTTTGTGGAAAACACTTTAGAGTACGTAgttcattaaaatatcatgaaagaATACATagtggagagaaaccttacagttgtgacatttgtggaaaacaatttagaatTAACTCTAGCTTAAATGCACATAAACGAGtgcatactggggagaaaccttacacttgtgtaatatgtaataaacagcttagaacaAACAGTGCATTAAGATATCATGAAGGAATACATACTGGTGTGAAACCTTACACTTGTGTAGAATGTAACAAACAGTTTAGAACAAGTAAAGCACTGAGAGGTCATAAAATAATGCATACAGGAGAGAAACCTTACACTTGTGTAGTATGTAATAAACAGTTCAGAACAAACAGTGCATTAAGATATCATAAAGGAATACATACTGAGGAAAAACCTTACAGTTGCAAAATTTGTGGAAAAGACTTTAGAATAAGTAAGTCTTTAAAATATCATGAAAGAATACATACCGGAGAGAAACCTTTCAGTTGTGACTATTGTGGAAAACAATATAGAAgtaattttagtttgaaaatacATGAACAAAAccatactggagagaaaccttacacaTGTACAGTATGTGGTAAACAATTTGGAACAAGTAATGCATTAAAAAAGCATGAAAGgatacatactggagagaaaccttactgTTGTGCTACTTGTGGAAAATACTTTAGAAAGTGTACAGACTTAAAAATTCATGAAGCAAAACACAGTGGGGAAAAACCTTATTGTtgtacagtttgtgaaaaacaCTTTGGAACAAATTATGAGTTAAAACAGCATGAAAGAATACATACTGACAAGAAACCTCACTGTTGTACAGTTTGGAGGAAAACACACTTAGAGTATGTAGTTCACTAAAATATCATGAAAGAATACATagtggagagaaaccttacagttgtgacatttgtggaaaacaatttagaatTAACTCTAGCTTAAATGCACATAAACGagtacatactggggagaaaccttacacttgtgtaatatgtaataaaaaatttaaaacaaacagtgcATTAAGATATCATGAAAGAATTCACGCTGTGTGAACCCACACTTGTGTGAGTATGTAACAAACAGTTTAAGAACAAATAAAGCACTGAGAGGTCATAAAATAATGCATACAGGAGAGAAACCTTACACTTGTGTAGTATGTAATAAACAGTTCAGAACAAATAGTGCATTAAGATATCATAAGGGAATACATACTGAGGAAAACCTTACAGTTGCAAAATTTGTTGGAAAAGACTTTGAATAGAGATAGAGTAAGTctttaaaatatcatgaaaagaATACATACCAGAGAGAAACCTTTCAGTTGTGACTATTGTGGAAAACAATATAGAAGTAATTTTAGcttaaaaaatacatgaaagaatacatactggagagaaaccttacacaTGTACAGTATGTGGTAAACAATTTGGAACAAATAATGCATTGAAAAagcatgaaaatatatatactggagagaaaccttactgttgtgaaaaacaatttagaaGTAACTAGCTTAAATGCTAATGAATGagtacatactggggagaaaccttacactTGTGTAGTAtgtaataaacagcttagaacaAACAGTGCATTAAGATATGAAAGAATATACATACTGGTGTGAAACCTTACaacttgtgtgtgtatgtaataaacagcttagaacaAACAGTGCATTAAGATATGAAAGATACAAACTGGTGTGAAACCTTACACTTGTGTAGTAtgtaataaacagcttagaacaAACAGTGGATTAAGATATGAAAGAATATACATACTTGTGTGAAACCTTACACTTGTACAGCACATAACAAACAGTTCAGAACAAATAGTGCgttaagatttgaaaaaaaaataaatgtactgGTGTGAAACCTTACAGCAGATAGTTTAGAACATATAGTGCATTAAAATTTGAAAGAATATACGTACTGGTGTGAAAACTTACAATTGTGTAGTACATAACACACAGTTTAGAGCTAGTAGTGCATTAAGATGTAAAAGAATACATACTGGTGTCAAACTTCACACTTTTGTAATACATAACACACAGTTTAGAACAAATAGTGCATTAAGATATCATGAAAGAATATACGTACTGGTGTGAAACCTTACACTTGTGTAGTACATAACAAATGGCTTAGAACAAGTAGTGCATTAAGATATCATGAAAGAATATGTAATGGTGTGAAACCTTACACTTGGGTAGTACATAACAAACAGTTTAGAACAAATAGTGTAGTAAGATATGAGAGAATATGTAGTtaggaaaaacattaaatatgcatattattgtaataaacagtttaaaataccaATACCTAGTtcattaatatatgataaaaaaatgCATAGTGGGGAGAAATCTTACTTTTGAataattagtgaaaataatattagTGTAACTTTAATTTAGAAACATCAAACAATAGATACTgaagagaaaccatacagttttTCAGTCCTTGGAGCTATTTTTGAGTGTGTAATGGTGTTTAAAGTTACTGACCCATGTAGATTAAGTGTAATGATCTGtctttattgtgttttaataccTGTATTTGGAAATTATTGTGTTAGTGTTTGTGATGACAATGCAtcaacaaagaaaatgaaaaaataaaacctacattttaatgaaa
Proteins encoded:
- the LOC143243259 gene encoding uncharacterized protein LOC143243259; this translates as YFRTGTDFQIHQAKHSGKKPYCCTVCEKHFGTNYELKQHERIHTDKKPYCCTVCGKHFRVRSSLKYHERIHSGEKPYSCDICGKQFRINSSLNAHKRVHTGEKPYTCVICNKQLRTNSALRYHEGIHTGVKPYTCVECNKQFRTSKALRGHKIMHTGEKPYTCVVCNKQFRTNSALRYHKGIHTEEKPYSCKICGKDFRISKSLKYHERIHTGEKPFSCDYCGKQYRSNFSLKIHEQNHTGEKPYTCTVCGKQFGTSNALKKHERIHTGEKPYCCATCGKYFRKCTDLKIHEAKHSGEKPYCCTVCEKHFGTNYELKQHERIHTDKKPHCCTVWRKTHLEYVVH